The genomic region ACAAATGAAGAACTTATTCGATCTTTTAGTTGAATTGTCTAGTTACGCTAAATTCAACCACTAGCTAAAATTAGGTTTATGTGTTAATTCTCTGATATGATTCATCCCCTCAAAGGAGGTATATATATAGTCAACAAGCCTTGTAGAACAAGAATAATAATAACTCCTGATTCTAATTACGGTAGGAAACGAAACCTAAATAGGAAATGTAACGCACTAATTACTAATTACAATTAATCCTACAAGTCAAGCTGCACtaaagtgagaagtcttaggttcaattctcaccaCACATTATTGcaagtccattgtgaggcttagcccactccctcACCTCTCAGTGtcgataatatcgtttgtttttaaaaaaaaaaaaaaaaaaaaaattggtgcatATATGTTGTCGATGCCCGACTTGCTAAATGGGTTGTAAAATGCGTTGGTCAAAATTGCTTTTATTAGCATATCGGCTAATTGGTTCTTCGACTTCACAAACAAAAATTGAACAATCAGACCTTCCAACTTCTCTTTGATGAAATATTTATCCACCTCAACATGTTTGTTGCGATCATGTTAAACTAGATTATGAGCAATTTCAATTGCAGTTTTATTGTCACAACATATATTCATATGAATTCAATTCCCAATTCAATTCCTATTATTGAGGGACCTATactaattttataatattttcaactACAAATCAGGATACAAACCAAAGGTCTTGAGCGACCGATCTGgcaaaacaactcaaaagatAAAGaagtataattaattttttcatgCTCGTTCCAAGTTCGAAGCACCATTAGTGCAAATGAGAATCTCCTTTGTTACAtgatttcttctttatataGATAGATGTTGGATCTATGGTAGTTAAAAGGATACCATGATTCTGAACCAATCTAACTTGGAATTGCAAATCCTAAGTTTGTCCTTGAAGAGCATATCAAATTATATTAGTGTCTATAATTGATTTCTTCTGTGTAATACTAATCGATGGGGCCTCATTGGTAAGTGCTACCAGATCTCACACATATATTAACTCATATAtcattttttgtcatttcaattgTAATTACAATTTATTAGGCGATGAAATCGTAAGAGTAGATGATTCGTCAAAAAATTAGATGATAGCTACATTTTTTGTGCATAACAAGATTATTAGTTACTCGTTGGGAACATCAGCAAATAGCAATTTTTTGGCATGCATATTCGTGGAAGTAAATCTCATTAGAAAATCTTATCTTTATCCTTACAGAAATTGAACGGGAATGAATTTTGAATCGGATGGCTTGCCCAACGAGAAAGACCTTGACCCTGCCAactaaaaacagaaagaaaagaacAGAAGGAGAAAACGACTTCTTTGTAATTCTCTAGGAGtcatatttaaatttgaatacTATTAATAAATTTTACATCAATAGTCCCGCGATGATTTAGTAGCAGTGGCTGGCAAAGTTGATTTCTTACCTATTATATTAGGACTTGCAGATTTTTTTATGCATCACATTCATGCATTTACAATTTATGTGATGGTATTAATATTCTTGAGAGGTGATATATTTGCTCGTAGTTTGCATTTGATATCAGATAAAGAAAatcttaaaaatgaaaagaaaatgaaaatatgcTACATTGACCTATCATTTGTTCAATTTGGTCCTTCTGATACTTAGTTAAttcttttatgtttatgttcccACTGATACCTAGTAAATAACAAATCTGAATGGCCTTTTAGGTCCAAGTCCATCAatttttgttgattcaattctTACTTGTTCATCAGCAAAGCGTAAAGTAGGCAAATTTCCTCTAACAAAGGTAAACTAACTATATGGGGGTCTTCTGTTAGTGATATTATCTGCTCAAtcagttaaatttttttatgccCATAAAGCTAATTAAGTTTTGTTgatgtacaaaataaaagagaCTTTGAAATTATGTAAAGTGTTAAAGTTTGTGACATTCTCACGGTTTCTCCATCACCTagtgaggataatatgtaaagagatagagataaagaagtaaacacaagatgtacgtggctCACCCTAAGTTGGGCTATGTCCACAAGGGTataggagttctcattaataatgaagagtttacacaatacataggttcaagcataatcatcattagtgagttctaatgacGAGTTTAAGTATAATAATGGCATTAATCACcattagtgagttctaatgacgagtttaagtacaataatggcATTAGGGATTAATTGAGGAGAATGGTCTCCTTTTATAGTTGAGAAGAGTCTTCGGCATTCATCCGTGGTCGATGTAAGATTCTAGAAGGTTTATTCTGATGTTGCCCCACGTGTCGCATTGTGATTGGCATCCTAGTTTAAGAGAAACTCTTATGCTTCAGCATGGGTTCCTTAGCACAAATTCTTCAGTGGGTCCTTCAAGATATGAAGTTGATCGATACTCAGTAGTTTTCAGATTGGTgaaatatggtacaaacaagtttaaagAGAGGTGGTCATCTTGAGCGTAATTAGAGGTGGATTGTCATTTAGTATTGCGGTCTAGTGTTATTCCTCTTTACATGTAAGTGAaagatcttaggtttgattctcgtcaaaagcgaatttgaaccacattattgctagcccattgtgaggctaagtccaccacTTATTTcgtcttagtgtagataatattgtttgttcccaaaaaaaaaaaaaaaaaaaaaatagaggtgGATCAATTTGACCGGAAGCATTAGGTGGCGTGATTTGTAGAATTAATTGTAATTATTGCAATTGATGGGTTATGTTTTCTGTTGGACATGGAATATCACTGACATCCGATCCATATCTCTGTTATTTTAAAGTTGTGTAGGGGATTTTCTTACATGGTGAAGTAAGAAGTGAAAGGTGGCCCCTCTACTTAGTGCATAAGCTGAGTATAGAGGAATTAGTAATGTTGTTCATACCTTGTTTTTATACGACATTTTTATACTATCTTAGGTGGCATcggatgtggacagccacatcatttgaaaaatttgcaaaacccaaggaaaggaaggagaaagactcctcgtataccacattcatcatttaattaattagtttttcttagaaagagtcctcgtataccacaatcatcatttaattaattagtttttcttaattattagtttattaaataatgaactaaatttacaaatctaattaattcaaatgatgtggctatccacatcaaatgccacataTTGTAATTAGAATTAGCAGATGTTAACGTACTAGTTTCTACTCTCCAAAGGGTTGTACACCATGTAAACAAGCAAAGAACCATGTTAGAAACGTCTCACATGAGCCTAATTTTAACATGATATCACACCAGTTATTCTTGCGTTAGTTGACCCGTTTGCGTTGTGTTTTTTGGATCATTGATGCAAATTGGACATTGCAAGAGCGGATTTCTCATTCCTCTTCCCCTATCTATCTTAAGGCCTAGTTTGATATTGCTGtgcattttaaaaaaaactgcttctgctgtgttaTCGTATTTAATGcgataaattattataaaaaagaataatgtgaggttaaaaattgtaatttggtaaaatatgtggggtgtatgcttgctatttgaaaatttgattaagTGCGCAATGATTACTATgctttgaaaggaaaaaaaaaaagaactttagAAACATGGTAGATCCTACTTAATGCTACTTTTCTATGCTTTTCTATTCTCATTGACAtcatttttaaggaaaaaacgcctttttttattttactaaatAAATTTGATGttctaggttttttttaataagctttatttaaaaaaacacCACAATTGCAAGCCAGCTCTAAGAAAAGGCACTTAGCTTATTCATGTCTAAGTAAGGAGAAAGTTGCATGCGTTATGACAATGAGGTTTACAATTTGAGCCTACTTTTCCAACTTAATCAGTTCTGCATATTAACAAAGTTACATTTGTTTTGACCTATATGAACAAGTAAGCGCATAAAGACATATGTTTAGCTACTAATTTATCGTgacttcaaattaaaaaataataataataaaaaaacaaataaaagccaGGTTTATATCAGAACATTTTACAGGGCACGAAGATTGCAGATCAACTTTTGGAACACGGTGATAGCAACGCCCGCCATTCTCTTCTCTATATAAACTGTGAAGCAGTCTACCATTTGGGTATAACCTTCTCTCCCATCCATTTACTTCATCAAATCCCAGTAGCTTCCGTTACTAGCTTTACACCATGGAGTACATCAACCAGTCCTACTGCAAATGTATTATTTTGGCTTTGATCTTCATGCTGGGAGCCTTGTCTTCTCAAGCCACTTCTCGCACTCTCCAAGATGCATCAATGTACGGGAGATACGAGCAATGGATGGCTCGTTATGGACGTGTATATTCTGACATTAACGAGAAGGAGAAGCGCTTCAATATTTTCAAGGAAAATGTTGCGTTCATAGAATCTTCCAACAATGATGCAAACAAACTTTACAAATTGAGCGTCAATCAATATGCAGACCTTACGAATGAAGAATTCAAAGCCTCGAGAAATAGATTCATGGGGCACGAATGTTCCGCAAAGACGACTTCTTTCAAATATGAAAATGTTACTGCACCACCAACTGTAGATTGGAGAAAGAAAGGAGCTGTGACACCAGTCAAGGACCAAGGCCAATGTGgtaatcaattttatttataactTGGAACTTCATTAAACGGTTTCTAGTACTCTAACTATGATTTAATTGCAATATTATACAAATCTATGTCTATTAAATTAACCACTACTTAATTTatgccaaaaaaacaaaaaaacaaaaaaaaaaacataatatctTACTGCAACAAAATACTTGCAGGATGTTGTTGGGCTTTTTCAGCGGTGGCAGCCATGGAAGGAATTACTAAGCTTACAACTGGTAAATTGATATCTTTGTCTGAGCAAGAGTTGGTTGACTGTGACACAAGCGGTGTAGATCAAGGTTGTGAGGGTGGTTTGATGGATGATGCATTTCAATTCATTAATCAAAACCATGGGCTTAGTACCGAGACTAATTATCCTTACACTGGTGTGGATGGTACTTGCAAcaccaagaaggaggccaacCATGCAGCCAAAATAACTGGTCATGAAGATGTGCCTGCAAACAGTGAAGAAGCCCTTCTGAAGGCTGTTGCAAATCAGCCAATTTCTGTTGCCATTGATGCTGGAGGTTCCGATTTTCAATTCTATTCAAGTGGTGTCTTTACAGGAACTTGTGGAACGAGTCTTGATCATGGGGTTACCGCTGTTGGTTATGGAGTTAGTGCTGATGGGACTAAGTATTGGTTGGTGAAGAACTCATGGGGCACTGAATGGGGTGAAGAAGGATACATAAGAATGCAGAGAGGTATTGAGGCAAAGGAAGGTCTTTGTGGCATTGCTATGGAAGCCTCTTACCCCACTGCATAACTTGAATTACCATCCAAATCAATGCCTATAATATCTAATACCCTGGACGTGTATATCGTAATATGTACATGATGAACTTGTACGTTTAGTTCAATATGCTATATGGTCTGCGCATCGGTAGTACCAAGTTTATAATTACAAATGAAGAACTTATTCGATCTTTTAGTTGAATTGTCTAGTTACGCTAAATTTAACCACTTGCTAAAATTAGGTTTATGTGTTAATTCTCTGATATGATTCATCCCCTCAAAGGAGGTATATATATAGTCAACAAGCCTTGTAGAGCAAGAATAATAATAACTCCTAATTCTAATTACATAGGAAACGAAACCTAAATAGGAAATGTAAACCACTAATTACTAATTACAATTAATCCCACAAGTCA from Pyrus communis chromosome 4, drPyrComm1.1, whole genome shotgun sequence harbors:
- the LOC137730578 gene encoding senescence-specific cysteine protease SAG39-like — encoded protein: MEYINQSYCKCIILALIFMLGALSSQATSRTLQDASMYGRYEQWMARYGRVYSDINEKEKRFNIFKENVAFIESSNNDANKLYKLSVNQYADLTNEEFKASRNRFMGHECSAKTTSFKYENVTAPPTVDWRKKGAVTPVKDQGQCGCCWAFSAVAAMEGITKLTTGKLISLSEQELVDCDTSGVDQGCEGGLMDDAFQFINQNHGLSTETNYPYTGVDGTCNTKKEANHAAKITGHEDVPANSEEALLKAVANQPISVAIDAGGSDFQFYSSGVFTGTCGTSLDHGVTAVGYGVSADGTKYWLVKNSWGTEWGEEGYIRMQRGIEAKEGLCGIAMEASYPTA